A single region of the Lysinibacillus sp. B2A1 genome encodes:
- a CDS encoding 4-hydroxy-3-methylbut-2-enyl diphosphate reductase yields MQVLKINPRGYCYGVVDAMVIARNAALDKTLPRPIYILGMIVHNKHVTDAFAEDGIITLDGDNRLEIIKQVETGTVIFTAHGVSPEIREIAKQKGLVSIDATCPDVTVTHDLIREKSAQGYDIIYIGKKGHPEPEGAIGVAPEHVHLVQSSNDIDALHLTNDKLLVTNQTTMSQWDVAHLMDSLKEKFPHIEVHKEICLATQVRQEAVAKQAGEADLLIVVGDPKSNNSNRLTQVSVEIAGTPSYRIADVSELRVEWLTGINTVAVTAGASTPTPIVKEVISFLEQFDEHDETTHVIKRTVTLDKILPKIKTPKPVEKIMPY; encoded by the coding sequence ATGCAAGTATTAAAAATTAATCCACGTGGCTATTGCTACGGTGTTGTTGATGCGATGGTAATCGCTCGTAACGCCGCACTCGATAAAACATTACCAAGACCTATCTACATTTTAGGGATGATTGTGCATAATAAACATGTCACAGATGCCTTTGCAGAGGATGGCATCATCACATTAGATGGTGATAATCGTTTAGAAATCATAAAACAGGTTGAAACTGGCACTGTTATTTTCACAGCTCATGGCGTTTCACCTGAAATTCGTGAAATTGCGAAGCAAAAAGGTTTAGTATCCATTGATGCTACATGTCCTGACGTAACAGTTACGCACGATTTAATTCGTGAAAAATCAGCACAAGGCTATGATATTATTTATATTGGTAAAAAAGGGCATCCTGAACCTGAAGGAGCAATCGGCGTTGCACCAGAGCATGTACATTTAGTGCAATCTTCCAATGATATTGATGCATTACATTTAACAAATGATAAATTACTGGTAACCAATCAAACAACTATGAGTCAATGGGATGTTGCTCATTTAATGGATAGTTTAAAAGAAAAATTCCCACATATTGAAGTCCATAAAGAAATTTGTTTAGCAACGCAGGTACGCCAAGAAGCAGTTGCTAAACAAGCAGGGGAGGCCGATTTACTTATTGTAGTTGGTGACCCAAAATCCAATAACTCAAATCGTTTAACACAGGTGTCTGTTGAAATCGCAGGGACACCATCCTATCGAATTGCAGATGTTTCTGAACTAAGAGTTGAATGGTTAACAGGCATTAATACCGTTGCTGTCACAGCAGGTGCTTCAACGCCTACACCGATTGTCAAAGAGGTCATTTCATTCCTTGAACAGTTCGACGAACATGATGAAACTACACATGTCATTAAACGTACAGTTACACTAGATAAAATTCTACCTAAAATTAAGACACCAAAGCCTGTAGAAAAAATTATGCCGTACTAA
- a CDS encoding 4-hydroxy-3-methylbut-2-enyl diphosphate reductase has protein sequence MVFRPPYQFPMYPGGMRMPMQMPMPMPTQQMSPQSFLPPGGFPVQPRIPGGFPMSSGIGTFGGQMPMPPVQGASKIGSFLQQANSLFNSAKTYTPYIQQAMPMVKNIPSLLKLYKGFQGLPSTGEKTGAAKATASDGAGSTKSGRSSRQNASFTPPDPIPSKPRIFQPPM, from the coding sequence ATGGTATTTCGACCACCCTATCAGTTCCCAATGTATCCCGGCGGCATGAGAATGCCCATGCAAATGCCGATGCCAATGCCAACACAGCAGATGTCACCGCAGTCCTTTTTACCTCCTGGAGGCTTCCCAGTTCAACCACGAATTCCGGGTGGCTTTCCAATGTCTAGCGGAATAGGGACTTTCGGAGGGCAAATGCCGATGCCGCCAGTTCAAGGAGCCTCTAAAATCGGCTCATTTTTACAGCAAGCCAATAGCTTGTTCAATTCAGCCAAAACTTATACACCCTATATACAACAAGCCATGCCTATGGTAAAAAATATTCCCTCTCTATTAAAATTGTATAAAGGGTTTCAAGGTCTTCCATCTACTGGAGAGAAGACTGGGGCAGCTAAAGCTACAGCGAGTGATGGAGCAGGTTCTACAAAAAGCGGAAGGTCTTCTCGACAAAATGCATCATTCACTCCGCCAGATCCAATTCCATCCAAACCACGTATTTTCCAGCCTCCTATGTAG
- a CDS encoding DNA-binding response regulator, whose translation MNKRILVVEDDLAIGNLIKMTLATQHYEFDIAYDGNGALQKALTMKPDVIILDLGLPDMDGVELITKIRSWTQTPIIVVSARGEEQDKINALDAGADDYVTKPFSVEELLARIRVALRRMMYEHQLDNEPSLFENGHLQINYLANTVFVNGKEVHLTPIEYKLLVILSKHVGKVLTHNFILKEIWHNVLQSDVPSLRVFMATLRKKIENDPANPSLIQTHVRVGYRMLRCYDEE comes from the coding sequence TAAACGAATTCTTGTAGTCGAAGATGACCTAGCCATTGGCAATTTAATCAAGATGACATTAGCTACACAGCACTATGAATTCGACATCGCATACGACGGGAATGGTGCATTACAAAAGGCTCTTACTATGAAGCCAGATGTAATCATTCTGGATTTAGGACTACCGGACATGGATGGTGTAGAGCTTATTACAAAGATTAGAAGCTGGACCCAAACCCCTATTATTGTTGTCAGTGCGCGTGGGGAAGAACAAGATAAAATAAATGCATTGGATGCTGGTGCAGATGATTATGTCACTAAGCCTTTTAGTGTGGAGGAGTTACTAGCACGCATACGAGTAGCATTGCGAAGAATGATGTATGAGCATCAGCTCGATAATGAACCCTCTCTCTTTGAGAACGGCCATTTACAAATAAACTATTTAGCAAATACAGTGTTTGTCAATGGGAAAGAGGTGCATTTAACACCTATAGAATATAAGCTGTTGGTCATTTTATCTAAGCATGTTGGCAAAGTATTAACACATAATTTTATTTTAAAGGAGATTTGGCATAATGTTCTCCAATCGGATGTCCCCAGCCTTAGGGTTTTCATGGCAACACTTCGAAAAAAAATAGAGAACGACCCAGCTAACCCATCATTAATACAGACCCATGTTCGTGTCGGCTATAGAATGCTACGTTGTTATGATGAAGAATAA